DNA sequence from the bacterium genome:
ACTATCTGCTCTGTAAGTGCTTTTTCTAAAATCATTCTCCGTGTCTCTGTGTCTTTGTGGTAACCGATTACGTCCAATCAAATTAGAGATTACTGAGGAAAATAGAAGAATTAGCTAGTGCCTTGTCAAGCTTGCTTTAATGGGTTCGTCTTTTGTAAGGGTAACCCTTATGATTGCTTATTTGGGTAATTATTTAACCCTACCCGTATTTGACATTACTCTCAACTCTTTTCCCCCGCAGCCACAAATAAAAATATCACCAACCCGATGATAATGTTAATCCGAAAAAAGGCCAATGGAACATTTGATGACTGGCGTTGTTCTAAGTAGAGAAGTCCACCGGCCAACAGAAGAAAAAAGAAAGAGGCCAGGGTCCTCATCTGCCACAGAAAGAGGGCCAATAACATAGCAAAGGCCAGGATATGGAGAAGGGCCGAGATAGCCAGGGCCTTTTTTCGTCCCCATACCGAAGGAAAGGAGTAAAGCCCCTCTTGCCGGTCGAATTCTTCATCCAGGGTTGAGTAGATGATGTCAAAGCCTGACACCCAGAATAGGGTGAATAAAGCGAGAAGAATAGCCGGGAGAACTTGATGAAAACTCTGGGCAATGGCAAACCAGCCTCCCAGCGGGGCCATTGACAAACCTAATCCCACGCCCAAATGGGCTAAGGGGGTAAATCGCTTCATATAAGGGTAAACCACAAAAATTAAAAGAGGAATGGGGGAATAATAAAGACAGACAGGGGCAATAGCGTAAGCGGCTCCCAGGTAAAATCCCAAGCCTGCGCCTAAAACGGCTAAGGCTTCACCTAACCTCATTTGGCCACTGGGCAGTTCTCGGCCGGCCGTCCTGGGATTCCGTCGGTCTATTTCTCGGTCAATAATCCGGTTCAGGGATAAGGCCACTGTTCTGGCTCCCGCCGCTGCCACAAAAATCAATAAAAGCACCCGCCAGGAAGGGAGTTGTTCCGCCGCTAAAAAAACCCCGCTGTAAATTAACGGCAGGGAAAAAAAGGTGTGCTCGATTTTAACAAAGCGAAGATATCTGGTCAACACCGTAACCGTTCCCATTCACCGCCCCGATAACACGGAGATCGCCGAGAAAAGTCTCGGCGATCTCTACAAACTCTGGGGTGAACAATTACTCCACATCAACATTTTCTGCCAGCAGCTTGAGCAGCTTCTGTAATGCCTCAGGTAAATCTTGAGGATCATAGTAAGTGAGGATAACCATCTTGCCTTCTAAAATCAACTTGCGGTGCTTCGCCTTACCTTCTTCCCTAAAGCTTTTATTGCTTAGATTATTAAAGTCAACCTCATTAATAGCCGTCCAGATTTCCATTACCTGAGCCATCCTCAGTTTGGTGATTAAGGTTCGCTGGATTACGACCCCGGACGTATCCGACTGGAGGCTCCAGACTTCACCATCAGATTCAAACCTCTTTATCTCAGATCTGCCTTCAGGTAAAATTTCTACCTTCT
Encoded proteins:
- a CDS encoding 4-hydroxybenzoate octaprenyltransferase; translation: MTRYLRFVKIEHTFFSLPLIYSGVFLAAEQLPSWRVLLLIFVAAAGARTVALSLNRIIDREIDRRNPRTAGRELPSGQMRLGEALAVLGAGLGFYLGAAYAIAPVCLYYSPIPLLIFVVYPYMKRFTPLAHLGVGLGLSMAPLGGWFAIAQSFHQVLPAILLALFTLFWVSGFDIIYSTLDEEFDRQEGLYSFPSVWGRKKALAISALLHILAFAMLLALFLWQMRTLASFFFLLLAGGLLYLEQRQSSNVPLAFFRINIIIGLVIFLFVAAGEKS